One window from the genome of Salmo salar chromosome ssa25, Ssal_v3.1, whole genome shotgun sequence encodes:
- the LOC106586532 gene encoding LIM and senescent cell antigen-like-containing domain protein 1 isoform X1 yields the protein MEVQVQSRPLPPTIPENGAAPDPEPHTVNGHRHAISGEAELPVSKSQRRRSDVKVYKEFCDFYARFNMANALANAMCERCKSGFAPAEKIVNSNGELYHEGCFVCAQCFQQFPEGLFYEFEGRKYCEHDFQMLFAPCCHQCGEFIIGRVIKAMNNSWHPDCFCCDLCQAVLADVGFVKNAGRHLCRPCHNREKARGLGKYICQKCHAIIEEQPLLFKNDPYHPDHFNCNNCGKELTADARELKGELYCLPCHDKMGVPICGACRRPIEGRVVNAMGKQWHVEHFVCAKCEKPFLGHRHYERKGLAYCETHYNQLFGDVCYHCNRVIEGDVVSALNKAWCVNCFACSTCNTKLTLKDKFVEVDLKPVCKHCYERLPDDMKRRLAKQEKEKKKKMPMCL from the exons ATGGAGGTTCAGGTCCAGAGTCGGCCGCTGCCACCCACCATCCCGGAGAATGGGGCGGCCCCTGACCCTGAACCCCACACTGTTAACGGTCATCGTCATGCCATCAGTGGGGAGGCAGAGCTGCCTGTCTCCAAGTCGCAGAGGAGACGAAGCGATGTCAAAGTCTACAAGGAGTTCTGTGACTTCTACGCACGCTT caaCATGGCCAATGCCCTGGCCAATGCGATGTGTGAGCGCTGTAAGAGTGGCTTTGCCCCGGCGGAGAAGATCGTCAACAGTAACGGGGAGCTGTACCATGAGGGGTGCTTCGTCTGTGCTCAGTGCTTCCAACAGTTCCCCGAAGGTCTCTTCTATGAG TTTGAGGGCAGGAAGTACTGCGAGCACGACTTCCAGATGTTGTTTGCTCCCTGCTGCCACCAATGTG GGGAGTTTATCATTGGTCGTGTGATCAAGGCGATGAACAACAGTTGGCACCCTGACTGTTTCTGCTGTGACCTCTGCCAGGCCGTGCTGGCTGACGTGGGCTTCGTCAAGAACGCCGGCAG acACCTGTGTCGCCCGTGTCATAACCGTGAGAAGGCCCGTGGTCTGGGGAAGTACATCTGTCAGAAGTGCCACGCCATCATCGAGGAGCAGCCGCTGCTGTTCAAGAACGACCCCTACCACCCCGACCACTTCAACTGCAACAACTGCGG taaggagctgaCTGCTGATGCCAGGGAGCTGAAGGGAGAGCTCTACTGCCTGCCCTGCCATGACAAGATGGGTGTTCCCATCTGTGGCGCTTGCAGGAGACCCATCGAGGGCCGCGTGGTCAATGCCATGGGCAAGCAGTGGCACGTCGAG cATTTTGTGTGTGCTAAGTGTGAGAAACCCTTCCTGGGCCATCGCCACTACGAACGCAAAGGACTGGCCTACTGTGAGACTCACTACAACCAG CTCTTTGGAGATGTCTGCTACCACTGCAACCGTGTCATTGAGGGTGATG TGGTGtcagccctgaacaaggcatgGTGTGTCAACTGCTTCGCCTGCTCCACCTGCAACACCAAGCTCACCCTAAA GGATAAGTTTGTAGAGGTGGATCTGAAGCCtgtgtgtaaacactgttacGAGCGCCTGCCAGACGACATGAAGCGCCGTCTTGCCAAACAAGAAaaagaaaagaagaagaaaatgccCATGTGTCTGTaa
- the LOC106586532 gene encoding LIM and senescent cell antigen-like-containing domain protein 1 isoform X2, which produces MEVQVQSRPLPPTIPENGAAPDPEPHTVNGHRHAISGEAELPVSKSQRRRSDVKVYKEFCDFYARFNMANALANAMCERCKSGFAPAEKIVNSNGELYHEGCFVCAQCFQQFPEGLFYEFEGRKYCEHDFQMLFAPCCHQCGEFIIGRVIKAMNNSWHPDCFCCDLCQAVLADVGFVKNAGRHLCRPCHNREKARGLGKYICQKCHAIIEEQPLLFKNDPYHPDHFNCNNCGKELTADARELKGELYCLPCHDKMGVPICGACRRPIEGRVVNAMGKQWHVEHHVCALCERPFHGHPYYERGDHAYCEKHFNMLFGDVCYHCNRVIEGDVVSALNKAWCVNCFACSTCNTKLTLKDKFVEVDLKPVCKHCYERLPDDMKRRLAKQEKEKKKKMPMCL; this is translated from the exons ATGGAGGTTCAGGTCCAGAGTCGGCCGCTGCCACCCACCATCCCGGAGAATGGGGCGGCCCCTGACCCTGAACCCCACACTGTTAACGGTCATCGTCATGCCATCAGTGGGGAGGCAGAGCTGCCTGTCTCCAAGTCGCAGAGGAGACGAAGCGATGTCAAAGTCTACAAGGAGTTCTGTGACTTCTACGCACGCTT caaCATGGCCAATGCCCTGGCCAATGCGATGTGTGAGCGCTGTAAGAGTGGCTTTGCCCCGGCGGAGAAGATCGTCAACAGTAACGGGGAGCTGTACCATGAGGGGTGCTTCGTCTGTGCTCAGTGCTTCCAACAGTTCCCCGAAGGTCTCTTCTATGAG TTTGAGGGCAGGAAGTACTGCGAGCACGACTTCCAGATGTTGTTTGCTCCCTGCTGCCACCAATGTG GGGAGTTTATCATTGGTCGTGTGATCAAGGCGATGAACAACAGTTGGCACCCTGACTGTTTCTGCTGTGACCTCTGCCAGGCCGTGCTGGCTGACGTGGGCTTCGTCAAGAACGCCGGCAG acACCTGTGTCGCCCGTGTCATAACCGTGAGAAGGCCCGTGGTCTGGGGAAGTACATCTGTCAGAAGTGCCACGCCATCATCGAGGAGCAGCCGCTGCTGTTCAAGAACGACCCCTACCACCCCGACCACTTCAACTGCAACAACTGCGG taaggagctgaCTGCTGATGCCAGGGAGCTGAAGGGAGAGCTCTACTGCCTGCCCTGCCATGACAAGATGGGTGTTCCCATCTGTGGCGCTTGCAGGAGACCCATCGAGGGCCGCGTGGTCAATGCCATGGGCAAGCAGTGGCACGTCGAG caccatgtgtgtgctctgtgtgaacGTCCGTTTCACGGCCACCCGTATTATGAGCGTGGGGACCACGCCTACTGTGAAAAACACTTTAACATG CTCTTTGGAGATGTCTGCTACCACTGCAACCGTGTCATTGAGGGTGATG TGGTGtcagccctgaacaaggcatgGTGTGTCAACTGCTTCGCCTGCTCCACCTGCAACACCAAGCTCACCCTAAA GGATAAGTTTGTAGAGGTGGATCTGAAGCCtgtgtgtaaacactgttacGAGCGCCTGCCAGACGACATGAAGCGCCGTCTTGCCAAACAAGAAaaagaaaagaagaagaaaatgccCATGTGTCTGTaa
- the LOC106586532 gene encoding LIM and senescent cell antigen-like-containing domain protein 1 isoform X7: protein MANALANAMCERCKSGFAPAEKIVNSNGELYHEGCFVCAQCFQQFPEGLFYEFEGRKYCEHDFQMLFAPCCHQCGEFIIGRVIKAMNNSWHPDCFCCDLCQAVLADVGFVKNAGRHLCRPCHNREKARGLGKYICQKCHAIIEEQPLLFKNDPYHPDHFNCNNCGKELTADARELKGELYCLPCHDKMGVPICGACRRPIEGRVVNAMGKQWHVEHFVCAKCEKPFLGHRHYERKGLAYCETHYNQLFGDVCYHCNRVIEGDVVSALNKAWCVNCFACSTCNTKLTLKDKFVEVDLKPVCKHCYERLPDDMKRRLAKQEKEKKKKMPMCL, encoded by the exons ATGGCCAATGCCCTGGCCAATGCGATGTGTGAGCGCTGTAAGAGTGGCTTTGCCCCGGCGGAGAAGATCGTCAACAGTAACGGGGAGCTGTACCATGAGGGGTGCTTCGTCTGTGCTCAGTGCTTCCAACAGTTCCCCGAAGGTCTCTTCTATGAG TTTGAGGGCAGGAAGTACTGCGAGCACGACTTCCAGATGTTGTTTGCTCCCTGCTGCCACCAATGTG GGGAGTTTATCATTGGTCGTGTGATCAAGGCGATGAACAACAGTTGGCACCCTGACTGTTTCTGCTGTGACCTCTGCCAGGCCGTGCTGGCTGACGTGGGCTTCGTCAAGAACGCCGGCAG acACCTGTGTCGCCCGTGTCATAACCGTGAGAAGGCCCGTGGTCTGGGGAAGTACATCTGTCAGAAGTGCCACGCCATCATCGAGGAGCAGCCGCTGCTGTTCAAGAACGACCCCTACCACCCCGACCACTTCAACTGCAACAACTGCGG taaggagctgaCTGCTGATGCCAGGGAGCTGAAGGGAGAGCTCTACTGCCTGCCCTGCCATGACAAGATGGGTGTTCCCATCTGTGGCGCTTGCAGGAGACCCATCGAGGGCCGCGTGGTCAATGCCATGGGCAAGCAGTGGCACGTCGAG cATTTTGTGTGTGCTAAGTGTGAGAAACCCTTCCTGGGCCATCGCCACTACGAACGCAAAGGACTGGCCTACTGTGAGACTCACTACAACCAG CTCTTTGGAGATGTCTGCTACCACTGCAACCGTGTCATTGAGGGTGATG TGGTGtcagccctgaacaaggcatgGTGTGTCAACTGCTTCGCCTGCTCCACCTGCAACACCAAGCTCACCCTAAA GGATAAGTTTGTAGAGGTGGATCTGAAGCCtgtgtgtaaacactgttacGAGCGCCTGCCAGACGACATGAAGCGCCGTCTTGCCAAACAAGAAaaagaaaagaagaagaaaatgccCATGTGTCTGTaa
- the LOC106586532 gene encoding LIM and senescent cell antigen-like-containing domain protein 1 isoform X5, translating into MGCVRILSEGGLERQHKEFLLDKFSNMANALANAMCERCKSGFAPAEKIVNSNGELYHEGCFVCAQCFQQFPEGLFYEFEGRKYCEHDFQMLFAPCCHQCGEFIIGRVIKAMNNSWHPDCFCCDLCQAVLADVGFVKNAGRHLCRPCHNREKARGLGKYICQKCHAIIEEQPLLFKNDPYHPDHFNCNNCGKELTADARELKGELYCLPCHDKMGVPICGACRRPIEGRVVNAMGKQWHVEHFVCAKCEKPFLGHRHYERKGLAYCETHYNQLFGDVCYHCNRVIEGDVVSALNKAWCVNCFACSTCNTKLTLKDKFVEVDLKPVCKHCYERLPDDMKRRLAKQEKEKKKKMPMCL; encoded by the exons caaCATGGCCAATGCCCTGGCCAATGCGATGTGTGAGCGCTGTAAGAGTGGCTTTGCCCCGGCGGAGAAGATCGTCAACAGTAACGGGGAGCTGTACCATGAGGGGTGCTTCGTCTGTGCTCAGTGCTTCCAACAGTTCCCCGAAGGTCTCTTCTATGAG TTTGAGGGCAGGAAGTACTGCGAGCACGACTTCCAGATGTTGTTTGCTCCCTGCTGCCACCAATGTG GGGAGTTTATCATTGGTCGTGTGATCAAGGCGATGAACAACAGTTGGCACCCTGACTGTTTCTGCTGTGACCTCTGCCAGGCCGTGCTGGCTGACGTGGGCTTCGTCAAGAACGCCGGCAG acACCTGTGTCGCCCGTGTCATAACCGTGAGAAGGCCCGTGGTCTGGGGAAGTACATCTGTCAGAAGTGCCACGCCATCATCGAGGAGCAGCCGCTGCTGTTCAAGAACGACCCCTACCACCCCGACCACTTCAACTGCAACAACTGCGG taaggagctgaCTGCTGATGCCAGGGAGCTGAAGGGAGAGCTCTACTGCCTGCCCTGCCATGACAAGATGGGTGTTCCCATCTGTGGCGCTTGCAGGAGACCCATCGAGGGCCGCGTGGTCAATGCCATGGGCAAGCAGTGGCACGTCGAG cATTTTGTGTGTGCTAAGTGTGAGAAACCCTTCCTGGGCCATCGCCACTACGAACGCAAAGGACTGGCCTACTGTGAGACTCACTACAACCAG CTCTTTGGAGATGTCTGCTACCACTGCAACCGTGTCATTGAGGGTGATG TGGTGtcagccctgaacaaggcatgGTGTGTCAACTGCTTCGCCTGCTCCACCTGCAACACCAAGCTCACCCTAAA GGATAAGTTTGTAGAGGTGGATCTGAAGCCtgtgtgtaaacactgttacGAGCGCCTGCCAGACGACATGAAGCGCCGTCTTGCCAAACAAGAAaaagaaaagaagaagaaaatgccCATGTGTCTGTaa
- the LOC106586532 gene encoding LIM and senescent cell antigen-like-containing domain protein 1 isoform X4 encodes MNSLRLKELSNSDLYRRRQERPDSYGSIASNSLSNMANALANAMCERCKSGFAPAEKIVNSNGELYHEGCFVCAQCFQQFPEGLFYEFEGRKYCEHDFQMLFAPCCHQCGEFIIGRVIKAMNNSWHPDCFCCDLCQAVLADVGFVKNAGRHLCRPCHNREKARGLGKYICQKCHAIIEEQPLLFKNDPYHPDHFNCNNCGKELTADARELKGELYCLPCHDKMGVPICGACRRPIEGRVVNAMGKQWHVEHFVCAKCEKPFLGHRHYERKGLAYCETHYNQLFGDVCYHCNRVIEGDVVSALNKAWCVNCFACSTCNTKLTLKDKFVEVDLKPVCKHCYERLPDDMKRRLAKQEKEKKKKMPMCL; translated from the exons caaCATGGCCAATGCCCTGGCCAATGCGATGTGTGAGCGCTGTAAGAGTGGCTTTGCCCCGGCGGAGAAGATCGTCAACAGTAACGGGGAGCTGTACCATGAGGGGTGCTTCGTCTGTGCTCAGTGCTTCCAACAGTTCCCCGAAGGTCTCTTCTATGAG TTTGAGGGCAGGAAGTACTGCGAGCACGACTTCCAGATGTTGTTTGCTCCCTGCTGCCACCAATGTG GGGAGTTTATCATTGGTCGTGTGATCAAGGCGATGAACAACAGTTGGCACCCTGACTGTTTCTGCTGTGACCTCTGCCAGGCCGTGCTGGCTGACGTGGGCTTCGTCAAGAACGCCGGCAG acACCTGTGTCGCCCGTGTCATAACCGTGAGAAGGCCCGTGGTCTGGGGAAGTACATCTGTCAGAAGTGCCACGCCATCATCGAGGAGCAGCCGCTGCTGTTCAAGAACGACCCCTACCACCCCGACCACTTCAACTGCAACAACTGCGG taaggagctgaCTGCTGATGCCAGGGAGCTGAAGGGAGAGCTCTACTGCCTGCCCTGCCATGACAAGATGGGTGTTCCCATCTGTGGCGCTTGCAGGAGACCCATCGAGGGCCGCGTGGTCAATGCCATGGGCAAGCAGTGGCACGTCGAG cATTTTGTGTGTGCTAAGTGTGAGAAACCCTTCCTGGGCCATCGCCACTACGAACGCAAAGGACTGGCCTACTGTGAGACTCACTACAACCAG CTCTTTGGAGATGTCTGCTACCACTGCAACCGTGTCATTGAGGGTGATG TGGTGtcagccctgaacaaggcatgGTGTGTCAACTGCTTCGCCTGCTCCACCTGCAACACCAAGCTCACCCTAAA GGATAAGTTTGTAGAGGTGGATCTGAAGCCtgtgtgtaaacactgttacGAGCGCCTGCCAGACGACATGAAGCGCCGTCTTGCCAAACAAGAAaaagaaaagaagaagaaaatgccCATGTGTCTGTaa
- the LOC106586532 gene encoding LIM and senescent cell antigen-like-containing domain protein 1 isoform X3, with translation MEVQVQSRPLPPTIPENGAAPDPEPHTVNGHRHAISGEAELPVSKSQRRRSDVKVYKEFCDFYARFNMANALANAMCERCKSGFAPAEKIVNSNGELYHEGCFVCAQCFQQFPEGLFYEFEGRKYCEHDFQMLFAPCCHQCGEFIIGRVIKAMNNSWHPDCFCCDLCQAVLADVGFVKNAGRHLCRPCHNREKARGLGKYICQKCHAIIEEQPLLFKNDPYHPDHFNCNNCGKELTADARELKGELYCLPCHDKMGVPICGACRRPIEGRVVNAMGKQWHVEHFVCAKCEKPFLGHRHYERKGLAYCETHYNQLFGDVCYHCNRVIEGDVVSALNKAWCVNCFACSTCNTKLTLKNKFVEFDMKPVCKKCYEKFPLELKKRLKKLAETVGRK, from the exons ATGGAGGTTCAGGTCCAGAGTCGGCCGCTGCCACCCACCATCCCGGAGAATGGGGCGGCCCCTGACCCTGAACCCCACACTGTTAACGGTCATCGTCATGCCATCAGTGGGGAGGCAGAGCTGCCTGTCTCCAAGTCGCAGAGGAGACGAAGCGATGTCAAAGTCTACAAGGAGTTCTGTGACTTCTACGCACGCTT caaCATGGCCAATGCCCTGGCCAATGCGATGTGTGAGCGCTGTAAGAGTGGCTTTGCCCCGGCGGAGAAGATCGTCAACAGTAACGGGGAGCTGTACCATGAGGGGTGCTTCGTCTGTGCTCAGTGCTTCCAACAGTTCCCCGAAGGTCTCTTCTATGAG TTTGAGGGCAGGAAGTACTGCGAGCACGACTTCCAGATGTTGTTTGCTCCCTGCTGCCACCAATGTG GGGAGTTTATCATTGGTCGTGTGATCAAGGCGATGAACAACAGTTGGCACCCTGACTGTTTCTGCTGTGACCTCTGCCAGGCCGTGCTGGCTGACGTGGGCTTCGTCAAGAACGCCGGCAG acACCTGTGTCGCCCGTGTCATAACCGTGAGAAGGCCCGTGGTCTGGGGAAGTACATCTGTCAGAAGTGCCACGCCATCATCGAGGAGCAGCCGCTGCTGTTCAAGAACGACCCCTACCACCCCGACCACTTCAACTGCAACAACTGCGG taaggagctgaCTGCTGATGCCAGGGAGCTGAAGGGAGAGCTCTACTGCCTGCCCTGCCATGACAAGATGGGTGTTCCCATCTGTGGCGCTTGCAGGAGACCCATCGAGGGCCGCGTGGTCAATGCCATGGGCAAGCAGTGGCACGTCGAG cATTTTGTGTGTGCTAAGTGTGAGAAACCCTTCCTGGGCCATCGCCACTACGAACGCAAAGGACTGGCCTACTGTGAGACTCACTACAACCAG CTCTTTGGAGATGTCTGCTACCACTGCAACCGTGTCATTGAGGGTGATG TGGTGtcagccctgaacaaggcatgGTGTGTCAACTGCTTCGCCTGCTCCACCTGCAACACCAAGCTCACCCTAAA GAACAAGTTTGTGGAGTTTGACATGAAGCCGGTGTGTAAGAAGTGTTACGAGAAGTTTCCTCTGGAACTTAAGAAGAGGCTGAAGAAGCTGGCGGAGACAGTGGGCCGGAAgtag
- the LOC106586532 gene encoding LIM and senescent cell antigen-like-containing domain protein 1 isoform X6, translating to MLGVVEEMTNGNGNMANALANAMCERCKSGFAPAEKIVNSNGELYHEGCFVCAQCFQQFPEGLFYEFEGRKYCEHDFQMLFAPCCHQCGEFIIGRVIKAMNNSWHPDCFCCDLCQAVLADVGFVKNAGRHLCRPCHNREKARGLGKYICQKCHAIIEEQPLLFKNDPYHPDHFNCNNCGKELTADARELKGELYCLPCHDKMGVPICGACRRPIEGRVVNAMGKQWHVEHFVCAKCEKPFLGHRHYERKGLAYCETHYNQLFGDVCYHCNRVIEGDVVSALNKAWCVNCFACSTCNTKLTLKDKFVEVDLKPVCKHCYERLPDDMKRRLAKQEKEKKKKMPMCL from the exons caaCATGGCCAATGCCCTGGCCAATGCGATGTGTGAGCGCTGTAAGAGTGGCTTTGCCCCGGCGGAGAAGATCGTCAACAGTAACGGGGAGCTGTACCATGAGGGGTGCTTCGTCTGTGCTCAGTGCTTCCAACAGTTCCCCGAAGGTCTCTTCTATGAG TTTGAGGGCAGGAAGTACTGCGAGCACGACTTCCAGATGTTGTTTGCTCCCTGCTGCCACCAATGTG GGGAGTTTATCATTGGTCGTGTGATCAAGGCGATGAACAACAGTTGGCACCCTGACTGTTTCTGCTGTGACCTCTGCCAGGCCGTGCTGGCTGACGTGGGCTTCGTCAAGAACGCCGGCAG acACCTGTGTCGCCCGTGTCATAACCGTGAGAAGGCCCGTGGTCTGGGGAAGTACATCTGTCAGAAGTGCCACGCCATCATCGAGGAGCAGCCGCTGCTGTTCAAGAACGACCCCTACCACCCCGACCACTTCAACTGCAACAACTGCGG taaggagctgaCTGCTGATGCCAGGGAGCTGAAGGGAGAGCTCTACTGCCTGCCCTGCCATGACAAGATGGGTGTTCCCATCTGTGGCGCTTGCAGGAGACCCATCGAGGGCCGCGTGGTCAATGCCATGGGCAAGCAGTGGCACGTCGAG cATTTTGTGTGTGCTAAGTGTGAGAAACCCTTCCTGGGCCATCGCCACTACGAACGCAAAGGACTGGCCTACTGTGAGACTCACTACAACCAG CTCTTTGGAGATGTCTGCTACCACTGCAACCGTGTCATTGAGGGTGATG TGGTGtcagccctgaacaaggcatgGTGTGTCAACTGCTTCGCCTGCTCCACCTGCAACACCAAGCTCACCCTAAA GGATAAGTTTGTAGAGGTGGATCTGAAGCCtgtgtgtaaacactgttacGAGCGCCTGCCAGACGACATGAAGCGCCGTCTTGCCAAACAAGAAaaagaaaagaagaagaaaatgccCATGTGTCTGTaa